A region from the Arachis ipaensis cultivar K30076 chromosome B01, Araip1.1, whole genome shotgun sequence genome encodes:
- the LOC107629963 gene encoding uncharacterized protein LOC107629963, with product MEALAELERVQTQLLKRISELEKQNQNHSTPSTDSPIVDEADTVTRLSSILRSNAVNDFSFKRVPPDYYDWSLEARRDALAAHSIQHLCKSIVLVNTQAPANVVDCSDRKNSKYYVVVVQYTARFNAEAVKNFLYSLNNGSIAKKKFNMRLAPEQTSTDLTGYGHNAVTCIGMKTDIPVILDEAIVKLTPDFFWLGGGEVDLKLGIRTSQLIRFVNPFIVNCSGS from the exons ATGGAAGCCCTGGCGGAGCTGGAACGAGTTCAAACCCAGCTCCTGAAACGCATATCGGAGTTAGaaaaacaaaaccaaaaccaCTCCACTCCATCAACTGATTCTCCCATCGTTGACGAAGCTGACACCGTTACTCGTCTTTCCTCCATTTTGCGCTCTAACGCCGTTAACGACTTTTCCTTCAAGAGGGTCCCACCTGATTACTACGACTGGTCTCTTGAAGCTCGACGCGATGCCCTCGCTGCTCACTCCATCCAACATCTCTGCAAAAGCATCGTTTTG GTTAACACGCAAGCGCCCGCTAATGTCGTTGATTGTAGCGATCGCAAAAACTCCAAGTATTATGTTGTTGTGGTTCAG TACACAGCGCGGTTCAATGCCGAGGCTGTCAAGAATTTTCTGTATTCGCTCAACAATGGAAGCATAGCGAAGAAGAAATTCAACA TGAGGCTGGCTCCTGAGCAGACATCAACAGACTTAACTGGATATGGGCACAATGCAGTGACTTGTATTGGCATGAAAACTGACATTCCG GTGATTTTGGATGAAGCTATCGTAAAACTGACCCCAGATTTCTTCTGGTTGGGTGGTGGTGAGGTTGATCTTAAGCTTGGAATAAGGACCTCTCAGTTAATCAGATTTGTCAACCCCTTCATTGTCAACTGTAGCGGCAGTTGA
- the LOC107606461 gene encoding uncharacterized protein LOC107606461 encodes MTIGSWNVRGLRGDGKMRMVKDLKKKYRLNMLGLVETKRQTITRFDVLKIWGNGCIGWEYVGSDGASGGLMLVWDDGFFKLRNFHKGERRLCVEGSLVNNNVDCAFFLVYGAHSRNEKLIVWEELSYITGLCQGPCCFLGDFNEIVQVEERQGTDTLTPSAEDFKNWIADMGLEDLPITDRKFT; translated from the coding sequence ATGACTATAGGATcatggaatgttagggggttaaGGGGGGATGGGAAGATGAGGATGGTGAAGGACctaaagaaaaaatatagattGAACATGTTAGGCCTGGTAGAGACTAAAAGACAGACTATAACAAGATTTGATGTTTTGAAAATTTGGGGAAATGGCTGTATAGGGTGGGAGTATGTGGGGTCTGATGGTGCGTCTGGTGGGCTAATGTTAGTGTGGGATGATGGTTTTTTTAAATTGCGTAATTTCCATAAAGGAGAGAGGCGGTTGTGTGTAGAAGGGAGCTTGGTGAACAATAATGTTGATTGTGCTTTTTTCTTAGTTTATGGTGCGCATTCTAGAAATGAAAAACTTATTGTGTGGGAGGAGTTGAGTTACATAACTGGTTTGTGCCAAGGCCCCTGCTGCTTTCTTGGGGACTTTAATGAGATTGTACAGGTGGAGGAAAGACAAGGCACAGATACGTTAACTCCATCGGCGGAAGATTTCAAGAATTGGATAGCTGACATGGGATTGGAGGACTTGCCAATCACTGACCGTAAATTTACATAG
- the LOC107629955 gene encoding autophagy-related protein 8f, which produces MAKSYFKQEHDLEKRRAEAARIREKYPDRIPVIVEKAERSDIPSIDKKKYLVPADLTVGQFVYVIRKRIKLSAEKAIFIFVDNVLPPTGAIMSAIYDEKKDEDGFLYVTYSGENTFGDLTSH; this is translated from the exons ATGGCAAAGAGTTACTTCAAACAAGAACATGATCTTG AGAAGAGAAGAGCTGAGGCTGCTAGGATTAGGGAGAAATATCCGGATCGTATCCCG GTGATTGTGGAGAAGGCAGAAAGAAGTGATATCCCAAGTATTGACAAGAAAAA GTACCTTGTCCCTGCTGATCTGACAGTTGGACAATTTGTCTATGTAATCAGAAAGAGGATCAAATTAAGTGCAGAAAAGGCAATCTTTATATTTGTGGATAATGTCCTTCCACCTACAG GAGCAATAATGTCTGCCATATATGATGAGAAGAAGGATGAAGATGGGTTTCTTTATGTTACTTACAGTGGAGAGAACACCTTTGGGGACCTAACTTCCCACTAG